One Brassica oleracea var. oleracea cultivar TO1000 chromosome C7, BOL, whole genome shotgun sequence genomic window carries:
- the LOC106306140 gene encoding mediator of RNA polymerase II transcription subunit 33A isoform X1 encodes MVVPGRRTVWDGVIELTKMAQEQCVDARLWASHLSATLKPFVEFPSTELAEVLVSYICWDNNLPLLWKFLERAMSLNLVSPLVVLALLAHRVVPNRSTQSAAYRIYLELLKRNIFRIKDHTTGPHYDNVMNSVANILRLPELFRLETSKPGVLLVEFVFKMVSLLLDACLSDEGLIEPSQDSSSQWLIKSQDMEIDAPERYNEKNGSHEKLQTLNTIMAIEMVAEFLRNTVISRLLYLVSSNRASSWHEFVRRAQVLGENSMALRSSKVLNSRDLLQLISNRRFGYSDDSKIVSLRKSNAIVDFGSLASFAGLCHGASLSSLWLPLDLVFEDAMDGYQVNPTSAIEIITGLAKTLKEINGSTWHDTFLGLWIAALRLVQRERDPIEGPIPRLDTRLCMSLCIVPLVVANLIEEGDNEFVMEKLRDDLITSLQVLGEFPGLLAPPQCVVSAANKAATKAIMFLSGGNVGKSCSDVINMKDMPINCSGNMRHLIVEACIARNILDTSAYSWAGYVNGRINQIPHNLPSEVPCWSSFVKGAPLNAAMVNALVSVPASSLVEIEKVYEVAVKGSDDEKISAATVLCGASLTRGWNIQEHTVEFLTRLLSPPVPADYSGAESHLIGYACMLNVVIFGIGSVDSIQIFSLHGMVPQLACSLMPICEAFGSYTPNVSWTLPSGEEISAYSVFSNAFTLLLKLWRFNHPPIEHGVGDVPTVGSQLTPEHLLSVRNSHLVSSETLNRDRNRKRLSEVARSASSQPVFVDSFPKLKIWYRQHQRCIASTLSGLTPGSPVHQTVEALLSMMFRKVRGSQTLNPVNSGTSSSSGAASEDIIPRPEFPAWDILKAVPYVVDAALTACTHGRLSPRELATGLKDLTDFLPASLAPIVSYFSAEVSRGVWKPVFMNGMDWPNPAANLSNVEEFIKKILATTGVDIPSLAPAGGSSPATLPLPLAAFVSLTITYKIDKASERFLNLAGPALECLAAGCPWPCMPIVASLWTQKAKRWFDFLVFSASRTVFLHNPDAVVQLLRNCFSATLGLNAAPMSNDGGVGALLGHGFGSHFYGGISPVAPGILYLRMYRALRDTVSVTEEIFSLLIHSVEDIAQNRLSKENLKRLKTVKNGSRYGQSSLATAMTQVKLAASLSASLVWLTGGLGVVHLLIKETIPSWFLSVDKSDQEQRPSDLVAELRGHALAYFVVLCGAFAWGVDSRSAASKRRQGIMGSHLQFLANALDGKISVGCETATWRAYVSGLVSLMVSCLPRWVAEIDAEVLKSLSNGLRQWGKDELAILLLSMGGVKTMGDAVDFIIHLRS; translated from the exons ATGGTGGTTCCCGGACGGAGAACCGTCTGGGACGGAGTAATCGAGCTAACGAAGATGGCTCAGGAACAGTGCGTCGATGCTCGTCTCTGGGCTTCTCATTTATCAGCGACCTTGAAACCCTTCGTTGAGTTCCCGTCAACGGAGCTAGCGGAGGTTCTCGTCTCGTACATTTGCTGGGATAACAACCTCCCTCTTCTCTGGAAGTTCCTTGAGAGAGCTATGTCTTTGAACCTTGTCTCTCCTCTCGTTGTTCTTGCTCTCCTCGCTCACAG AGTTGTTCCTAACCGGTCTACTCAATCAGCGGCTTATAGGATTTACTTGGAGCTTCTTAAGAGAAATATTTTCAGGATTAAAGATCATACTACCGGACCTCACTACGACAA TGTCATGAATTCAGTAGCCAACATTCTTCGTCTTCCAGAGTTATTTCGTCTGGAAACAAGCAAACCTGGTGTACTTTTAGTAGAGTTCGTCTTTAAGATGGTGTCTCTGCTGCTAGATGCATGCTTAAGTGATGAAGGTTTGATAGAGCCAAGCCAAGACTCGAGTTCCCAGTGGCTGATCAAGTCTCAAGATATGGAAATTGATGCTCCTGAGAGATATAACGAAAAGAACGGATCTCACGAGAAGTTACAGACTTTAAATACTATCATGGCTATTGAGATGGTTGCAGAGTTCCTCAGAAATACAGTGATCTCCAGATTACTGTACTTGGTGTCCTCCAACAG GGCTTCGAGTTGGCATGAGTTTGTCCGGAGAGCACAGGTGCTTGGAGAAAACTCAATGGCCTTAAGGAGTTCAAAGGTTCTGAATTCTCGGGATCTATTGCAGTTGATTTCGAATAGAAGATTTGGGTATTCTGACGACAGCAAAATAGTTTCATTACGCAAATCCAATGCAATTGTGGATTTTGGATCTCTTGCTTCTTTTGCTGGCTTATGCCATGGAGCAAGTCTCTCTTCGCTCTGGCTTCCTCTTGATTTGGTGTTTGAAGATGCTATGGATGGGTATCAAGTAAACCCAACTAGTGCTATTGAAATCATTACTG GTCTAGCTAAAACACTTAAAGAAATAAATGGGAGCACTTGGCATGACACCTTCTTGGGTCTTTGGATAGCAGCTCTCAGACTTGTTCAAAGG GAAAGGGATCCTATTGAAGGACCTATTCCTAGACTGGACACAAGGCTGTGCATGTCATTATGTATTGTACCTCTCGTGGTCGCAAACCTTATTGAAGAGGGAGATAATGAATTTGTCATGGAAAAGCTGCGAGACGATCTTATTACAAGTTTGCAGGTCCTTGGTGAATTCCCTGGGTTGCTGGCTCCTCCCCAGTGCGTTGTTTCTGCTGCCAACAAGGCTGCTACAAAAGCAATCATGTTTTTGTCTGGTGGAAATGTTGGGAAGTCATGTTCTGATGTCATAAACATGAAGGACATGCCTATCAACTGCT CTGGAAACATGCGCCATCTGATAGTAGAGGCTTGTATTGCAAGAAACATACTGGATACATCGGCCTACTCATGGGCTGGCTATGTTAATGGTCGAATCAACCAAATACCTCATAACCTTCCGAGTGAAGTACCTTGCTGGTCGTCATTTGTGAAAGGGGCTCCTCTAAATGCTGCAATGGTGAATGCATTAGTTTCAGTTCCGGCTTCAAG CTTAGTAGAGATCGAGAAAGTATATGAGGTCGCAGTCAAAGGATCAGATGATGAGAAGATATCTGCTGCTACAGTGCTTTGTGGGGCATCTCTCACACGAGGTTGGAACATACAG GAACACACTGTTGAGTTTCTTACAAGATTACTATCCCCACCCGTTCCAGCAGATTATTCTGGGGCTGAAAGTCACTTGATTGGTTATGCCTGCATGCTCAATGTTGTTATTTTTGGGATAGGATCTGTTGACAGCATTCAGATCTTCTCTTTACATGGCATG GTTCCGCAACTTGCTTGCTCACTAATGCCGATCTGTGAAGCGTTTGGATCATACACCCCAAATGTATCGTGGACTCTTCCATCTGGAGAAGAAATCTCAGCATATTCTGTTTTCTCCAATGCTTTCACTCTTCTTTTAAAGCTTTGGAGATTTAATCATCCTCCTATTGAGCATGGTGTAGGAGATGTGCCCACAGTTGGATCCCAACTCACTCCTGAACATCTTCTTTCAGTGCGTAACTCTCATCTCGTTTCCTCGGAGACCCTTAACAGAGACCGAAACAGAAAGAGACTTTCAGAAGTTGCAAGGTCAGCATCTAGCCAGCCCGTGTTTGTTGACTCCTTCCCCAAGCTGAAGATCTGGTATAGGCAGCACCAGAGATGCATAGCTTCCACGTTATCTGGACTTACACCTGGATCTCCTGTCCACCAGACAGTTGAAGCACTTCTCAGCATGATGTTCAGAAAGGTCAGGGGAAGTCAGACATTAAATCCAGTTAATTCCGGCACAAGCAGTTCCTCGGGAGCTGCTAGTGAAGATATCATTCCGAGACCTGAGTTTCCTGCTTGGGATATCCTCAAAGCCGTTCCATATGTTGTAGATGCTGCTTTAACAGCTTGTACTCATGGAAGGCTTTCTCCTCGTGAGTTAGCAACAG GTCTGAAAGATTTAACAGATTTTCTCCCGGCATCATTAGCACCTATAGTAAGCTACTTCTCGGCTGAGGTGAGTAGAGGTGTTTGGAAGCCAGTATTCATGAACGGCATGGATTGGCCAAATCCTGCTGCAAATCTATCCAACGTTGAGGAATTTATAAAGAAAATTCTCGCAACAACAGGCGTTGACATCCCTAGCCTTGCTCCAG CAGGAGGGAGTTCTCCGGCAACGCTTCCTTTACCTCTAGCCGCTTTTGTAAGTCTAACCATTACTTACAAAATCGACAAAGCTTCAGAGCGGTTTCTCAATCTGGCTGGTCCAGCTCTGGAGTGCTTAGCTGCAGGCTGCCCTTGGCCTTGCATGCCCATTGTAGCTTCCTTGTGGACCCAAAAGGCAAAACGTTGGTTTGACTTCCTTGTTTTCTCTGCTTCCCGCACCGTCTTTCTTCACAACCCAGACGCTGTGGTTCAGCTCCTCAGAAACTGCTTCAGTGCCACTCTCGGATTGAACGCTGCACCCATGTCAAATGATGGTGGTGTTGGAGCTCTTCTTGGCCATGGTTTCGGCTCTCATTTCTACGGAGGGATCTCTCCTGTAGCACCAGGGATTCTCTATCTCCGCATGTATCGTGCTCTCAGAGATACCGTCTCTGTGACGGAAGAGATTTTCTCCCTCCTGATACATTCCGTGGAGGATATAGCACAGAACAGGCTCTCAAAGGAGAATCTGAAAAGGCTGAAGACAGTGAAGAACGGATCAAGATATGGACAAAGCTCACTAGCAACGGCGATGACACAAGTCAAGCTTGCTGCTTCGCTTAGTGCATCATTGGTATGGCTAACCGGCGGCTTAGGTGTGGTCCACCTACTCATCAAAGAAACCATCCCGTCTTGGTTCTTATCGGTTGACAAGTCAGACCAAGAACAAAGACCGTCGGATCTAGTTGCAGAGCTAAGAGGGCATGCCCTTGCCTACTTTGTGGTCCTATGTGGAGCATTCGCTTGGGGAGTGGACTCAAGATCAGCTGCATCGAAACGCCGCCAAGGAATCATGGGAAGCCACTTGCAGTTCCTCGCGAATGCCTTGGACGGTAAAATATCAGTGGGATGCGAGACAGCAACTTGGCGGGCTTATGTCTCCGGTTTGGTGAGTCTAATGGTGAGCTGTTTGCCACGTTGGGTGGCAGAGATCGATGCAGAAGTGTTGAAGAGTCTGAGCAACGGACTGAGACAGTGGGGGAAAGATGAGCTGGCGATTTTGTTGCTATCTATGGGAGGCGTTAAAACAATGGGAGATGCAGTTGATTTCATCATTCATTTGCGTTCCTAG
- the LOC106306140 gene encoding mediator of RNA polymerase II transcription subunit 33A isoform X2 produces MVVPGRRTVWDGVIELTKMAQEQCVDARLWASHLSATLKPFVEFPSTELAEVLVSYICWDNNLPLLWKFLERAMSLNLVSPLVVLALLAHRVVPNRSTQSAAYRIYLELLKRNIFRIKDHTTGPHYDNVMNSVANILRLPELFRLETSKPGVLLVEFVFKMVSLLLDACLSDEGLIEPSQDSSSQWLIKSQDMEIDAPERYNEKNGSHEKLQTLNTIMAIEMVAEFLRNTVISRLLYLVSSNRASSWHEFVRRAQVLGENSMALRSSKVLNSRDLLQLISNRRFGYSDDSKIVSLRKSNAIVDFGSLASFAGLCHGASLSSLWLPLDLVFEDAMDGYQVNPTSAIEIITGLAKTLKEINGSTWHDTFLGLWIAALRLVQRERDPIEGPIPRLDTRLCMSLCIVPLVVANLIEEGDNEFVMEKLRDDLITSLQVLGEFPGLLAPPQCVVSAANKAATKAIMFLSGGNVGKSCSDVINMKDMPINCSGNMRHLIVEACIARNILDTSAYSWAGYVNGRINQIPHNLPSEVPCWSSFVKGAPLNAAMVNALVSVPASSLVEIEKVYEVAVKGSDDEKISAATVLCGASLTRGWNIQEHTVEFLTRLLSPPVPADYSGAESHLIGYACMLNVVIFGIGSVDSIQIFSLHGMVPQLACSLMPICEAFGSYTPNVSWTLPSGEEISAYSVFSNAFTLLLKLWRFNHPPIEHGVGDVPTVGSQLTPEHLLSVRNSHLVSSETLNRDRNRKRLSEVARSASSQPVFVDSFPKLKIWYRQHQRCIASTLSGLTPGSPVHQTVEALLSMMFRKVRGSQTLNPVNSGTSSSSGAASEDIIPRPEFPAWDILKAVPYVVDAALTACTHGRLSPRELATGLKDLTDFLPASLAPIVSYFSAEVSRGVWKPVFMNGMDWPNPAANLSNVEEFIKKILATTGVDIPSLAPGGSSPATLPLPLAAFVSLTITYKIDKASERFLNLAGPALECLAAGCPWPCMPIVASLWTQKAKRWFDFLVFSASRTVFLHNPDAVVQLLRNCFSATLGLNAAPMSNDGGVGALLGHGFGSHFYGGISPVAPGILYLRMYRALRDTVSVTEEIFSLLIHSVEDIAQNRLSKENLKRLKTVKNGSRYGQSSLATAMTQVKLAASLSASLVWLTGGLGVVHLLIKETIPSWFLSVDKSDQEQRPSDLVAELRGHALAYFVVLCGAFAWGVDSRSAASKRRQGIMGSHLQFLANALDGKISVGCETATWRAYVSGLVSLMVSCLPRWVAEIDAEVLKSLSNGLRQWGKDELAILLLSMGGVKTMGDAVDFIIHLRS; encoded by the exons ATGGTGGTTCCCGGACGGAGAACCGTCTGGGACGGAGTAATCGAGCTAACGAAGATGGCTCAGGAACAGTGCGTCGATGCTCGTCTCTGGGCTTCTCATTTATCAGCGACCTTGAAACCCTTCGTTGAGTTCCCGTCAACGGAGCTAGCGGAGGTTCTCGTCTCGTACATTTGCTGGGATAACAACCTCCCTCTTCTCTGGAAGTTCCTTGAGAGAGCTATGTCTTTGAACCTTGTCTCTCCTCTCGTTGTTCTTGCTCTCCTCGCTCACAG AGTTGTTCCTAACCGGTCTACTCAATCAGCGGCTTATAGGATTTACTTGGAGCTTCTTAAGAGAAATATTTTCAGGATTAAAGATCATACTACCGGACCTCACTACGACAA TGTCATGAATTCAGTAGCCAACATTCTTCGTCTTCCAGAGTTATTTCGTCTGGAAACAAGCAAACCTGGTGTACTTTTAGTAGAGTTCGTCTTTAAGATGGTGTCTCTGCTGCTAGATGCATGCTTAAGTGATGAAGGTTTGATAGAGCCAAGCCAAGACTCGAGTTCCCAGTGGCTGATCAAGTCTCAAGATATGGAAATTGATGCTCCTGAGAGATATAACGAAAAGAACGGATCTCACGAGAAGTTACAGACTTTAAATACTATCATGGCTATTGAGATGGTTGCAGAGTTCCTCAGAAATACAGTGATCTCCAGATTACTGTACTTGGTGTCCTCCAACAG GGCTTCGAGTTGGCATGAGTTTGTCCGGAGAGCACAGGTGCTTGGAGAAAACTCAATGGCCTTAAGGAGTTCAAAGGTTCTGAATTCTCGGGATCTATTGCAGTTGATTTCGAATAGAAGATTTGGGTATTCTGACGACAGCAAAATAGTTTCATTACGCAAATCCAATGCAATTGTGGATTTTGGATCTCTTGCTTCTTTTGCTGGCTTATGCCATGGAGCAAGTCTCTCTTCGCTCTGGCTTCCTCTTGATTTGGTGTTTGAAGATGCTATGGATGGGTATCAAGTAAACCCAACTAGTGCTATTGAAATCATTACTG GTCTAGCTAAAACACTTAAAGAAATAAATGGGAGCACTTGGCATGACACCTTCTTGGGTCTTTGGATAGCAGCTCTCAGACTTGTTCAAAGG GAAAGGGATCCTATTGAAGGACCTATTCCTAGACTGGACACAAGGCTGTGCATGTCATTATGTATTGTACCTCTCGTGGTCGCAAACCTTATTGAAGAGGGAGATAATGAATTTGTCATGGAAAAGCTGCGAGACGATCTTATTACAAGTTTGCAGGTCCTTGGTGAATTCCCTGGGTTGCTGGCTCCTCCCCAGTGCGTTGTTTCTGCTGCCAACAAGGCTGCTACAAAAGCAATCATGTTTTTGTCTGGTGGAAATGTTGGGAAGTCATGTTCTGATGTCATAAACATGAAGGACATGCCTATCAACTGCT CTGGAAACATGCGCCATCTGATAGTAGAGGCTTGTATTGCAAGAAACATACTGGATACATCGGCCTACTCATGGGCTGGCTATGTTAATGGTCGAATCAACCAAATACCTCATAACCTTCCGAGTGAAGTACCTTGCTGGTCGTCATTTGTGAAAGGGGCTCCTCTAAATGCTGCAATGGTGAATGCATTAGTTTCAGTTCCGGCTTCAAG CTTAGTAGAGATCGAGAAAGTATATGAGGTCGCAGTCAAAGGATCAGATGATGAGAAGATATCTGCTGCTACAGTGCTTTGTGGGGCATCTCTCACACGAGGTTGGAACATACAG GAACACACTGTTGAGTTTCTTACAAGATTACTATCCCCACCCGTTCCAGCAGATTATTCTGGGGCTGAAAGTCACTTGATTGGTTATGCCTGCATGCTCAATGTTGTTATTTTTGGGATAGGATCTGTTGACAGCATTCAGATCTTCTCTTTACATGGCATG GTTCCGCAACTTGCTTGCTCACTAATGCCGATCTGTGAAGCGTTTGGATCATACACCCCAAATGTATCGTGGACTCTTCCATCTGGAGAAGAAATCTCAGCATATTCTGTTTTCTCCAATGCTTTCACTCTTCTTTTAAAGCTTTGGAGATTTAATCATCCTCCTATTGAGCATGGTGTAGGAGATGTGCCCACAGTTGGATCCCAACTCACTCCTGAACATCTTCTTTCAGTGCGTAACTCTCATCTCGTTTCCTCGGAGACCCTTAACAGAGACCGAAACAGAAAGAGACTTTCAGAAGTTGCAAGGTCAGCATCTAGCCAGCCCGTGTTTGTTGACTCCTTCCCCAAGCTGAAGATCTGGTATAGGCAGCACCAGAGATGCATAGCTTCCACGTTATCTGGACTTACACCTGGATCTCCTGTCCACCAGACAGTTGAAGCACTTCTCAGCATGATGTTCAGAAAGGTCAGGGGAAGTCAGACATTAAATCCAGTTAATTCCGGCACAAGCAGTTCCTCGGGAGCTGCTAGTGAAGATATCATTCCGAGACCTGAGTTTCCTGCTTGGGATATCCTCAAAGCCGTTCCATATGTTGTAGATGCTGCTTTAACAGCTTGTACTCATGGAAGGCTTTCTCCTCGTGAGTTAGCAACAG GTCTGAAAGATTTAACAGATTTTCTCCCGGCATCATTAGCACCTATAGTAAGCTACTTCTCGGCTGAGGTGAGTAGAGGTGTTTGGAAGCCAGTATTCATGAACGGCATGGATTGGCCAAATCCTGCTGCAAATCTATCCAACGTTGAGGAATTTATAAAGAAAATTCTCGCAACAACAGGCGTTGACATCCCTAGCCTTGCTCCAG GAGGGAGTTCTCCGGCAACGCTTCCTTTACCTCTAGCCGCTTTTGTAAGTCTAACCATTACTTACAAAATCGACAAAGCTTCAGAGCGGTTTCTCAATCTGGCTGGTCCAGCTCTGGAGTGCTTAGCTGCAGGCTGCCCTTGGCCTTGCATGCCCATTGTAGCTTCCTTGTGGACCCAAAAGGCAAAACGTTGGTTTGACTTCCTTGTTTTCTCTGCTTCCCGCACCGTCTTTCTTCACAACCCAGACGCTGTGGTTCAGCTCCTCAGAAACTGCTTCAGTGCCACTCTCGGATTGAACGCTGCACCCATGTCAAATGATGGTGGTGTTGGAGCTCTTCTTGGCCATGGTTTCGGCTCTCATTTCTACGGAGGGATCTCTCCTGTAGCACCAGGGATTCTCTATCTCCGCATGTATCGTGCTCTCAGAGATACCGTCTCTGTGACGGAAGAGATTTTCTCCCTCCTGATACATTCCGTGGAGGATATAGCACAGAACAGGCTCTCAAAGGAGAATCTGAAAAGGCTGAAGACAGTGAAGAACGGATCAAGATATGGACAAAGCTCACTAGCAACGGCGATGACACAAGTCAAGCTTGCTGCTTCGCTTAGTGCATCATTGGTATGGCTAACCGGCGGCTTAGGTGTGGTCCACCTACTCATCAAAGAAACCATCCCGTCTTGGTTCTTATCGGTTGACAAGTCAGACCAAGAACAAAGACCGTCGGATCTAGTTGCAGAGCTAAGAGGGCATGCCCTTGCCTACTTTGTGGTCCTATGTGGAGCATTCGCTTGGGGAGTGGACTCAAGATCAGCTGCATCGAAACGCCGCCAAGGAATCATGGGAAGCCACTTGCAGTTCCTCGCGAATGCCTTGGACGGTAAAATATCAGTGGGATGCGAGACAGCAACTTGGCGGGCTTATGTCTCCGGTTTGGTGAGTCTAATGGTGAGCTGTTTGCCACGTTGGGTGGCAGAGATCGATGCAGAAGTGTTGAAGAGTCTGAGCAACGGACTGAGACAGTGGGGGAAAGATGAGCTGGCGATTTTGTTGCTATCTATGGGAGGCGTTAAAACAATGGGAGATGCAGTTGATTTCATCATTCATTTGCGTTCCTAG
- the LOC106306348 gene encoding ribonucleoside-diphosphate reductase small chain A codes for MGSLKDGQRRDLEGGEEESEEPLLTAQNQRFTMFPIRYKSIWEMYKKAEASFWTAEEVDLSTDVQHWEKLSDSEKHFISHVLAFFAASDGIVLENLAARFLNDVQVPEARAFYGFQIAMENIHSEMYSQLLETFIKDSQEKDRLFNAIETIPCISNKAKWCLDWIQSPMSFAVRLVAFACVEGIFFSGSFCAIFWLKKRGLMPGLTFSNELISRDEGLHCDFACLLYSLLQKQLPVEKVYQIVHEAVEIETEFVCKALSCDLIGMNSNLMSQYIQFVADRLLVTLGCERRYKADNPFDWMEFISLRGKTNFFEKRVGEYQKASVMSSLQEGNKNYEFKIDEDF; via the exons ATGGGTTCGCTCAAGGACGGTCAAAGAAGGGACTTGGAGGGAGGAGAAGAAGAATCGGAGGAGCCGCTATTAACGGCGCAGAACCAGAGGTTCACTATGTTCCCAATTAGGTACAAGTCGATTTGGGAGATGTATAAGAAGGCTGAGGCCAGCTTCTGGACTG CTGAAGAAGTTGATCTTTCGACGGATGTGCAGCACTGGGAAAAGTTGTCGGATTCAGAGAAACATTTCATCAGCCATGTTCTGGCCTTTTTCGCGGCATCAGATGGGATTGTTTTGGAGAATTTGGCCGCTAGGTTCTTGAATGATGTCCAAGTCCCTGAG GCTCGTGCTTTCTATGGGTTTCAAATTGCCATGGAGAACATTCATTCTG AGATGTACAGCCAACTTCTGGAGACGTTTATAAAGGATTCGCAGGAGAAGGATAGATTGTTCAATGCTATTGAGACCATTCCCTGCATTTCCAACAAGGCTAAATGGTGTTTAGATTGGATTCAAAG TCCTATGTCTTTTGCTGTGAGGCTTGTTGCTTTTGCATGCGTCGAAGGAATCTTCTTCTCCGGAAG CTTCTGTGCCATCTTCTGGCTGAAGAAGAGAGGTCTTATGCCTGGTTTGACTTTCTCAAACGAGCTTATATCGAGAGACGAGGGTCTCCACTGTGACTTTGCATGTCTCTTGTACAG TTTGCTTCAGAAGCAGCTTCCTGTGGAGAAAGTTTATCAGATTGTTCATGAGGCAGTGGAAATTGAGACAGAGTTTGTCTGCAAGGCCCTTTCATGCGATCTGATTGGAATGAACTCAAACCTCATGAGTCAGTACATACAATTTGTCGCAGACCGTCTTCTG GTTACATTGGGATGTGAAAGGAGATACAAAGCAGATAATCCATTTGACTGGATGGAGTTCATATCTCTCCG AGGGAAGACAAACTTCTTTGAGAAGAGAGTGGGAGAGTATCAGAAAGCATCTGTTATGTCAAGCCTCCAAGAAGGTAATAAGAACTACGAATTCAAGATTGATGAGGACTTTTGA
- the LOC106306349 gene encoding endo-1,3;1,4-beta-D-glucanase, protein MSGHQCTENPPKLDPNSGSGHVEKLGGLDSYVSGSTDSKLAVVLVSHVFGYETPQLRKLADKVAEAGFYAVVPDFFHGDPYNPANEDRPLPIWIKDHPQDKGFEDSKPVVDALKNKGITTVGAAGFCWGAKVAVELAKQELVKAVVLLHPSRVTVDDIKGVKVPISVLGAEYDQVTPPELVKQFQHVLATKPEVKSFVKIFPRVKHGWTVRYNPNDPSEVKAAEEAHKDMLVWLTNHVK, encoded by the exons ATGTCGGGTCATCAGTGTACGGAGAACCCGCCTAAGCTGGATCCAAATAGCGGGTCGGGTCATGTAGAGAAGCTAGGCGGCCTCGACAGTTACGTCTCTGGTTCGACTGACTCAAAGCTCGCCGTGGTTCTTGTCTCTCATGTTTTCG GATATGAAACTCCACAACTGAG GAAACTTGCTGACAAAGTTGCAGAAGCTGGATTCTATGCGGTGGTTCCCGACTTCTTCCATGGAGATCCCTATAATCCCGCGAATGAGGATCGACCACTTCCTATCTGGATAAAAGATCACCCACAA GATAAGGGTTTTGAAGACTCAAAGCCAGTAGTTGATGCCTTGAAGAACAAAGGCATAACTACAGTTGGAGCAGCAGGGTTCTGTTGGGGTG CAAAAGTTGCGGTGGAACTGGCGAAGCAAGAGCTTGTTAAAGCTGTTGTTTTGTTACATCCTTCTCGTGTTACGGTGGATGATATCAAGG GGGTCAAGGTTCCAATTTCTGTGTTAGGAGCTGAATACGATCAAGTGACTCCTCCAGAGCTCGTGAAGCAATTCCAACATGTTTTAGCTACAAAACCTGAG GTGAAAAGTTTTGTGAAGATATTCCCAAGAGTCAAACATGGTTGGACTGTTAGGTACAACCCGAATGATCCATCAGAGGTTAAAGCCGCAGAGGAAGCTCACAAGGACATGCTCGTTTGGCTCACCAACCATGTCAAGTGA